The DNA region CGCCATATTTATCTTTGACCTTCAGGTTGCTCTTGCGCGGAACTTCATGAAAACGTTTCATGAAACTGAAACTTTGGATGTCGTGTAGCCGGATACCTTTGCGTTGTAGCAGGCTTTCGGTACGTTTCTGGTCTTGTGCGATTGTTTTCATATCTTTTATTTTTTAAGTTCGGGGTAGCTGATGCGGGTATGATAAATTGTTTTCAGTTTCTCTTTGAACACCGATTTCACGATAGCAATGTCCTTGAATGTAATAGGACATTCTTTGAAGAAACCTTCTTCTACCTGCGAGTCTATAATCTTTTCCACTAGGTTGTTGATGCTCTCTTCTGTATATTCGGGCAGACTGCGGGATGCAGCTTCTACTGCATCCGCCATCATTAGAATGGCCGTTTCGCGGGTGAACGGATTTGGGCCGGGGTAAGTGAATAATTCCTCGTTCGGCTCTTCATCGGGATGCTCGTTCTTCCAAGAGATATAGAAGTATTTAGTCTTTCCCTTACCGTGATGGGTACTGATGAAGTCTTTTATCACTTTAGGCAAATTGTTTTTTTCCGCCAGTTTCAGTCCGTCCGTCACGTGACTGATTATCACCTGTGCACTTTGCTCGTAACTAAGATTTTTATGCGGATTGACACCTCCTGATTGGTTTTCAGTGAAGAATACTGGATTTTCCATTTTTCCGATGTCGTGGTACAAAGCTCCGGTACGCACCAACTGGCTCTTAGCTCCAATACGGTTGGCAGCTTCTGCGGCAAGATTAGCCACTTGCATGGAATGTTGGAAAGTTCCCGGAACAGTCTCTGACAAACGGCGCAGCAACGGGCTGTTGATATTAGAAAGTTCTACCAGAGTAACGTTGGAAGTAAATCCAAATGTTTTCTCCAACAAGAACAGAAGCGGATAGGTGAACAATAGAAGTACACCATTGACTATAAAGTAACTATACATACTTCCGTTTAATTTCGATAAATCGTTTTCGGTGATCAGTTCGAAAGCGAAGTAAAGAGCGGCATAGGTCAATATCACTAATAATGCCGTACGGAAGAGCTGCGAACGTTGTGACAATTCGCGCAAACTGAAAATAGCGACCAGGCCGGCAGTCAGTTGCAGCAATATAAATTCGTGTGGATAGCGTAAACAAATGGAGCAGATCAGTATAGTGACCACCTGCGTAAGGAATGCTGTGCGTGAGTCGAGGAATACGCGGATAATGATAGGCAGCATGGCATACGGAATGATATAAACATTGTATATGTTATTCGACACCATGAGTGCTGTTACTACACAATAGAACATAATCAGTGTAAATAGTAGGGATAAACTCCCCTTGCGTTCGTAATAATCCTTGCGGAATAAATCGAGGTACAGCATAAAACAGAGCATGAAAATGCTGACAAACAAGATTTGTCCGGTCAGTATCAAACGTTTTTGTCCGATAGATTCACTACGTTGTATAGACTCCTTCCTCAGACTTTCAAGGATATTGTAAGTTTCCTTATCTACGATTTCTCCCCGATCAATAATCTTCTGGCCACTTTGCACAACGCCATTGGCCCAGGCATAATTATCCAGTGCTTCCTTTTTGGCTGTTTCGGTGCGTTGCTCATCGTAAGTCAGATTCGGGTACAAATATTCGTTGAGTGAGCACTGGCGCAGGATGTAAGGAGAATAATGTGCCGTATCCGCAGTGAGCAGGTAGGCATAAGCGTCTTTTACGGAAAAAAGCTGTTCGGTCCCCCGCTGGTTGGCCAGCTTATCATCAATCACCATGATGACAGCGGTGCTGTCTTTTTGTAATTTGCTGCGTTCTTCGGTAGAAAGTATACCTGCTTTATAAATTTCGGATAACCTTTTCTCCAGATAGCGCATATAGTCAGAAGACGGAACGATGTCGCGCAAGTGACTTTGATAATCCGTTTTTAATTTGCTAAGCACGGTTTTTTCTACACTTTTATCCAACTGATAGTAAGGCTGGAAACTGGCAAGCATGCTGTCTTGTTCATGTTTTACTACGGCATCATCTTTATATATGGGGAAATTGAATGTGGCCATAAGTTGCCCATACTTCCACGGTTTGTCAATATCGAACTGATAATTAAACTTGCCGTCACGCGGTAAGAAGTATACTATGATGGCTACCGTGCCGATAAAAATGAGTGCTTTG from Bacteroides sp. MSB163 includes:
- a CDS encoding HD family phosphohydrolase, whose amino-acid sequence is MNKSKTQKSFSYRDLLYKALIFIGTVAIIVYFLPRDGKFNYQFDIDKPWKYGQLMATFNFPIYKDDAVVKHEQDSMLASFQPYYQLDKSVEKTVLSKLKTDYQSHLRDIVPSSDYMRYLEKRLSEIYKAGILSTEERSKLQKDSTAVIMVIDDKLANQRGTEQLFSVKDAYAYLLTADTAHYSPYILRQCSLNEYLYPNLTYDEQRTETAKKEALDNYAWANGVVQSGQKIIDRGEIVDKETYNILESLRKESIQRSESIGQKRLILTGQILFVSIFMLCFMLYLDLFRKDYYERKGSLSLLFTLIMFYCVVTALMVSNNIYNVYIIPYAMLPIIIRVFLDSRTAFLTQVVTILICSICLRYPHEFILLQLTAGLVAIFSLRELSQRSQLFRTALLVILTYAALYFAFELITENDLSKLNGSMYSYFIVNGVLLLFTYPLLFLLEKTFGFTSNVTLVELSNINSPLLRRLSETVPGTFQHSMQVANLAAEAANRIGAKSQLVRTGALYHDIGKMENPVFFTENQSGGVNPHKNLSYEQSAQVIISHVTDGLKLAEKNNLPKVIKDFISTHHGKGKTKYFYISWKNEHPDEEPNEELFTYPGPNPFTRETAILMMADAVEAASRSLPEYTEESINNLVEKIIDSQVEEGFFKECPITFKDIAIVKSVFKEKLKTIYHTRISYPELKK